The Polypterus senegalus isolate Bchr_013 chromosome 1, ASM1683550v1, whole genome shotgun sequence genome includes a window with the following:
- the LOC120515299 gene encoding neoverrucotoxin subunit beta-like isoform X2: MLYDCRTDSLISGVTLWDLDNLKKNLNIKPHEKTQFKVITSDSLDEKTSTLNVTASLKASFLCGLIEVDGSAKYLNDTKSSKRQSRVTLHYSTTTRMEQLSMSHLGNQNVDYPEVFEQKSATHVVTAVLYGAQAFFVFDQSSSKEEERQEIKGKLALTITKFISVKAKGDLKMTDEEKKTTDHLNCTFYGDFALDHNPASFQEAMEIYTELPTKLGKDYELAVPIQVWLYPLKYLDS; this comes from the exons ATGCTCTATGACTGTCGCACTGACTCGCTCATTTCAG GTGTCACTCTGTGGGACTTGGACAACCTCAAGAAAAACCTCAACATTAAACCACAtgagaaaacacaattcaaggtCATCACTTCAGACTCCTTAGATGAGAAAACCTCCACCTTAAATGTGACAGCCTCTCTTAAAGCGAGCTTCTTGTGTGGCTTGATTGAGGTTGATGGGTCTGCCAAATACCTCAATGACACCAAATCATCCAAACGTCAGTCCAGGGTCACCCTGCACTACAGCACGACCACCAGAATGGAGCAGCTCAGCATGAGCCACTTGGGGAATCAGAACGTCGACTATCCAGAAGTGTTTGAGCAGAAATCAGCCACCCATGTTGTCACAGCCGTGCTGTACGGAGCTCaggctttttttgtatttgatcaaaGCAGCTCTAAagaggaagagagacaggagattAAAGGAAAATTAGCTCTAACAATAACAAAATTTATATCAGTAAAAGCAAAAGGAGACTTGAAAATGACAGATGAGGAGAAGAAAACCACTGACCATCTTAACTGCACGTTTTACGGTGATTTTGCCCTTGATCACAATCCTGCCAGCTTCCAGGAGGCCATGGAGATTTACACCGAATTGCCAACAAAACTTGGCAAAGATTATGAGCTTGCTGTGCCCATCCAGGTCTGGCTGTACCCGCTGAAATATCTCGATTCATAG
- the LOC120515299 gene encoding uncharacterized protein LOC120515299 isoform X1, translating into MKDNVVNDFPEIGKNTDQFKSILNLFKCIFQGDLASVLPSIRGGGANEKDLADILKKKEESPFKRWAITTWLDKREKEITMLSSFLNQIKKRNVNIVINDLDELLYDTSIDNIVCLTFTSLHVCQSYVSEMESYLQAPSRESSDKSSEQSEELIIKKFRQHSRSFIEFAEINQDNETMRFLIHSKPDADYLGATIYLYQSGQLKNHNFHIPSKPEPLVVDSQTFNAITLKLRPLKSDSEVYRVEYRQNEDEEWETEDTNDKNEIITITKLLPGSTYQLRHRAVCQVGVSQASDMIEVNIPPAKHHPAKLAIKQKCQEIKDRNPRLYLLPLKSDFINNEKKIRKCTFGERTSNKPGKTIIVHGATGSGKSTLINVMVNYILGVEWEDDFRFKLIYEEISGSQAESQTSAVTVYKMNYQDCFKVPYSFTIVNTPGFGDTRGIQEDRKIIDQIAEYLSSTNVVQHINAVCFVVQASQARLTHTQKYVFDSIFSIFGKDIANNILILITFADGWRPPVLDTIMESNIPFPKDEKGSLHFSN; encoded by the coding sequence ATGAAGGACAATGTTGTCAATGACTTTCCTGAAATTGGGAAAAACACAGACCAGTTCAAATCAATACTTAatctatttaaatgtattttccaaGGAGATCTGGCGAGTGTCTTGCCAAGTATCAGGGGAGGTGGTGCAAATGAGAAAGACCTGGCAGACATCCTGAAGAAGAAGGAAGAGTCACCATTCAAGAGGTGGGCCATAACAACATGGCTGgataaaagagaaaaggaaatcacCATGCTGAGTAGTTTCTTAAATCAAATTAAGAAAAGGAATGTGAATATTGTTATAAATGATCTGGATGAATTGCTTTATGACACTAGCATTGACAATATTGTCTGCTTGACTTTCACTTCACTCCATGTGTGTCAGTCATACGTGTCAGAAATGGAGAGCTACCTTCAGGCCCCTTCTAGAGAGTCCTCAGATAAATCATCAGAGCAGAGTGAAGAGTTAATCATCAAGAAGTTTAGACAGCATTCACGAAGTTTCATTGAGTTTGCTGAAATTAACCAAGACAACGAGACAATGAGATTTCTCATCCACTCCAAGCCTGATGCGGATTATCTTGGGGCGACGATTTATCTGTATCAGTCTGGGCAGCTCAAAAACCATAACTTTCATATTCCATCAAAACCTGAGCCTCTTGTTGTTGACTCGCAAACATTCAATGCCATAACCCTAAAATTAAGACCCCTAAAGTCTGACTCAGAAGTGTACAGAGTGGAATATAGGCAAAATGAAGATGAAGAGTGGGAGACTGAGGACACAAACgataaaaatgaaatcattacGATTACAAAGTTACTTCCAGGTTCAACATATCAACTCAGACACAGAGCTGTTTGTCAAGTGGGTGTGAGTCAGGCCAGTGATATGATTGAGGTAAATATACCACCTGCCAAACATCATCCAGCTAAACTtgctataaaacaaaaatgtcaggAGATAAAAGATCGAAATCCTAGACTTTACCTTTTGCCTTTAAAATCAGACTTCATAAACAACGAGAAAAAGATAAGAAAATGTACCTTTGGAGAAAGAACATCCAACAAACCTGGAAAAACTATTATAGTCCATGGAGCAACAGGTTCTGGCAAATCCACCCTGATCAACGTAATGGTCAACTACATCTTGGGTGTGGAGTGGGAGGATGACTTCAGGTTCAAGTTAATCTATGAAGAAATATCTGGAAGTCAAGCTGAAAGCCAAACGTCTGCTGTGACTGTCTATAAAATGAATTATCAGGATTGTTTCAAGGTCCCATACTCCTTCACTATAGTCAACACGCCAGGTTTTGGAGACACCAGAGGAATTCAGGAGGATAGAAAGATTATTGACCAGATAGCTGAATATCTTTCATCTACAAATGTTGTCCAGCACATTAACGCAGTGTGCTTTGTAGTTCAGGCCTCCCAAGCTCGATTGACGCACACACAGAAGTACGTCTTTGactccattttttccatttttggtaAAGACATAGCCAATAACATTCTGATCCTGATTACATTTGCAGATGGATGGCGTCCACCAGTTCTGGATACCATCATGGAGTCTAACATACCGTTCCCCAAAGATGAGAAAGGGAGccttcatttttcaaattaa